CCCCCAAAGCGGTCGATTATCGAACACCTGCGTGCGATAATCGCGCACAATTTATCACAAATCGTTGCCCGCGCGTGGCTGCGCTCTTATGCTCGGATCACTTGTAAGGGACATGCTCGCGGGCCTGAATCGACTGCCTTTCGCGCGGCCACACCGTGGCGCGCATCGGCACGACGTAGACAAGAAGAAGTGAACAGGCGCAGCAGGACCACTCGATAAACCATCATTCGGAGACACTTCTATGGCTAGCCCTAAGGAAGAGGCGCACGGCGGCCGCCAGGCGAAAAAAGCGACGGCGAGCGGCTGGATCGGCTCGGCGCTCGAGTACTACGACTTCTTCATCTACGCGCAGGCGGCCGCGCTCATCTTTCCGCAGTTGTTCTTCCCGTCGGGCAACCCGAAGGTGGCCATCGTCGCATCGCTTGCCACTTACGGCGTGGGTTACGTCGCGCGGCCGATCGGCGCGTTCGTGCTCGGCCATCTGGGCGACACGCACGGCCGCAAGAACGTGCTCCTTATCTGCATGTTCCTGATGGGCTTTTCGACGATGGCCGTCGGTCTCTTGCCGACGTATCAGAGCGTCGGCATGCTCGCGCCGACCTTGCTCGTCGTGCTGCGTCTGGTTCAGGGCTTCGCGGTGGCGGGCGAAATCTCCGGCGCGAGCTCGATGATTCTGGAGCACGCGCCCTTCGGCAGGCGCGGCTACTACGCGAGCTTCACGCTTCAGGGCGTGCAGGCCGGACAGATCCTCGCGGCTGCCGTCTTCCTGCCGCTCGCCGCGTTCATGCCCGAGAGCATGTTCAATTCGTGGGGCTGGCGCGTGCCGTTCCTGCTGTCGGCGCTGGTGCTGGTGGCGGGCTACATCATCCGTCGTGAAGTTCACGAAACGCCGGCATTCTCGGCCGAAGGCGCGCACGGCGCTGTGCCCAAGTCGCCGATCAAGGAAGCGTTTGCAAACAGCACGCCCGACATGATCCGCGTGGTCTGCATGGCGCTGATGAACGTGATTCCCGTCGTTGCGACTATCTTCGGCGCGGCCTACGCAGTGCAGGCGTCCTACGGCATCGGCTTTCAGAAGAGCGTGTATCTGTGGATTCCGGTAGTCGGCAATATCCTCGCCGTGCTGGTGATTCCGTATGTCGGCAATCTGTCCGATAAAGTGGGCCGCCGCATGCCGATGATCGTCGGTTCGCTGCTCGCGGGTCTGCTCTCGTTCGCGTATCTGTATGCCATCAGCATTCGCAACGTGCCGCTGGCCATTGTCATGTCGCTGCTGATGTGGGGCGTCGTCTACCAGGGCTACAACGCGATCTTCCCGAGCTTCTTCCCCGAGCTGTTCCCGACGCGTTCGCGCGTCTCGGCGATGGCGATTGCGCAAAACATCGGCACGACGATCACCGCGCTTCTGCCCGCGCTCTTTGCCGCCGTCGCGCCGCCGGGATCGGCGAACATTCCGCTGACGGTCGGCGCGCTTGCATTCGGCGTGACGATCATCGCGGCGATTGCGGCGTGGTCGGCGCGCGAGACGTATCGCGTGCGTCTGGACGATCTCGGCAAGAAAGACGCCGTGCCCATGACCGAGCAGGAATACGAGCGTATGCGCGCGGATTCGATGGCCGTCGAGAAGGTGGCGAAGGCTCACGCGTAAGCCGACTTTGCATGTGATTCAACGGGCCCTTCGGGGCCCTTTTTATTGCTTCGCGATAACATGCGAGCCATTCGTTCCATGACGCGGAGGCATGAATGGCGGGGTTCAACGAGCGCATCCTGAACGGCATCAGCGTCTTCGCGGCGATCGTCGATGCGGGCACGTTCGCCGCAGCCGGCGACAAGCTCGGCATGTCGCAGCCGGGCGTGAGCCGCGCCATCGCGCGGCTCGAAGCGCGCCTGAAGATTCGCCTGTTCGACCGGACGACGCGCACGGTTTCGCTCACCGACGATGGCCGCCGCTTCTTCGAACAAGTCATGCCGCATCTCGTCGGTCTGGAAGAAGCGGCCGCGACGGCGTCCGGCAGCGCGACGGCCGTGCGCGGGCGATTGCGCGTGAACGTCGATCCGATCTTCTCGCGGCTCGTGCTCGGACCGAAGCTCGAAGCGTTCATGGAAGCGCATCCGGAACTCGAGCTCGAATTGCTGACGCGCGACCGTCTGGGCGACATGATCGCCGAAGGTTTCGACCTCGCCGTGCGCTTCGGCGAGCCGCGCAATTCGAGTCTCGTCGCGCGCAAGCTGCTCGATACGCCGGTGCGCACGGTAGCCGCGCCGTCGTATATCGCGCGATACGGCCGGCCCGCGACGCCGCAGACGCTCGCGAGCGGCGCGCACACGTGCATCGAATTCCGTGATCCCGAGACGGGGCGGCCGTTTCCGTGGGAGTTTCATCGCAAGAAGAAGCGCCTGACCGTGGAAACGCGCGGGCACCTCACGCTGAACGATCCGGGCACGATGCTGAGCGCGTGTCTCTCGGGATACGGCATCGCGCAGATACTCGAACTCGGTCACGCGCATCTGATGGCGGAGGGCCAGCTCATCGACCTGTTTCCGGACTGGCCCGACGAGCGGTTTCCGCTCTATGCGTTTCATCCGTCGCGGCATCATCCGCCGGCGAAAACGCGGGCGTTTCTGGATCTCGTGATTGCGTTGACGGGCGAGCGTTAGCCGGATTGCGGCATTAGCGCGCGCAAGCATCCGGCCGCGCCTTCGTGCCGCGACGCTCCGGCGGCACCTTGCAGTTGTCGACGCGCTGTTCGTCGCTGGCCTTGTCGCCGAGCCGTTCCTTGAGCGTCTTCGGCTCGGAGGCGGCCGCGGCGCTGGCGGCGTCGTCGGCATGTGCGATTGGAGCCGCTGTCAGACCGATCAGCAAGACAGCCATATGAGAGTAGCGATTCATCATGATCGGCCTCGTCGAAAGGCTCGAGTTTCACCGCATCGCGACCGCCGCGCCTTCCGTCTCTTGCGCTTTCGTTTCGACGCCGCGCAGGCCGCGCACCGACACCGCGAGCCCGCTCGCGCCCTTGCGATTCTCGACCGTGAAGCTCGCCTGATGCCGCTGCGCCACGCGCAGCGCTATCGCAAGCCCGAGCCCGCTACCCTGTCCGTGCGTCCCCGCGCCGCGATAAAACCGGTCGCACGCGCGTTCGATCTCGTCGGGCGGAATGCCGGGGCCGGTATCGAGCACCGTCAGCGCGATGCCATCGGCGTCGCGGCGCAGCCGTACATCGACGCGTCCGCCGGGCGGCGTATGCCGGATCGCGTTGTCGAGCAGATTGTTGAGGAGCACCGCCAGCGCGTGCGTGTCGCCCAAAATCGCATACGCGTCCTGCTCGCCGCGCGCGGCTTCCAGTTCGAGGCCGAGGTCGATCGACTTCGCTTCCGCGATCAACGAAAAATCGGACACACGCGTTTCGCACAACGTGCGCAGGCTCATCGGGCCGATTGCCGCCTCGCGTGCCGCGTCCTCGCGCGCCATGCTGAGCAACTGCTGCGCGAGGTGAATCAGCCGGTTCAGCCGGCCGTCGATCTTGCCGACGGTCGCCGCGTCCACTCTCAGCGAGCCGTCGCTGATGGCGCCCTGAATCTGCAATTTGAGCGCCGTGAGCGGCGTGCGGAGTTCGTGAGCGGCATCCGCGACGAACGTTCGTTGCGCTTCCGAGGCATCGGAAAGGCGCGCGAGCAGGCCGTTCAACGCATCGACGAGCGGACGCAGCTCGACGGGCATTCGCTCGGCCTGCGACATCGGCGCGAGCGATTCCGGCGAGCGCGCGGCCAGCGAGCGCGAGAGCCCGCGCACCGGCGCAAGCCCGCGCGCCACGACGACGAGCACGATCACGACGACGACCGGAAACAACAAAAGCAGCGGCCAGATGGTGTGCAGCGCGAGCGAAATGGCCATGTCGTCGCGGACGAAATACGGCTGGGCCACCTGCACGAAGCGGTCCGGCAGCGTCATGCCGAACGCACGCCAGCGGTAGCCTTCGCGCTCGCCGGACCGAAAACCGTCGCCGAAACGCGGCAGCGCGGGCTCGTGAGGCGAGTGATAGATGAGCCGCCCGGTCTTGTCCCAGATGTCGATCACGAGCCGGTCGTCGGCGATGCCTGCCAGTTCGTGACTGCGGCCTTCGGCGACATCGGCCGCGCCGATGTTGCCCGGCAGCGAGACTGCCACGGTGCGCAGTTCGTAGTCGAAGAGTTCGCCTGCCTCCAGCCGCGCCATGTGGAAAATGCCATAGCCCGCGAGCAGACACGTCACTGCAAGTCCGCAGATGAGCCAGCCGAGCAGCCAGCGCCGGATGGAGTTCATCCGAGTCCTTTCAGCCGATAACCGACGCCGCGCACGGTCACGATCTGCTCCGCGCCGATCTTGCGCCGCAAGCTATGCACGTGCACTTCGATGGTGTTGCTGCCCACTTCTTCGCCCCATCCATAGAGTTTCTCTTCGAGTTCCGAGCGGCGGAACACGCGCGACGGCTCCTCGATCAGCGCCTGCAACAACGCGAATTCGCGCGGCACGAGATTCAGCGCGACGCCGGCCTTCGCGGCTTCGTGCGCGGCGGGATCGAGCGACAGATCGCCGTGCGTATAGACGAGCTGAGTGTGACCCGTGCGGCGGCGCAGCAGCGCGCGCACGCGGGCGGCGAGTTCGTCGAGGTCGAAAGGCTTCAGCAGATAGTCGTCGGCGCCGGCGTCGAGGCCGCGGATGCGGTCGTCCACCGCGTCGCGCGCGGTGAGAATCATCACGGGCGCATTGCCGCCGTTCTTGCGGTAGCCGCCGAGCAGATCGAGGCCATCGCGTTTCGGCAAGGTGAGGTCCAGCAGCACGAGGTCGTACACGTCATTGCCGAGCGACAGTTCAGCCGCACGGCCATCCTGCGCCCAATCCACGGTGTAGCTCGAACGGCGCAACGCGGCCAGCACCGTCTCGGCAATCATCTCGTCGTCCTCAACCAAAAGCAGGCGCATGCGTTTCCCCAAGCTGAACTTCGCGGCCATTCTCCTTGCGGCTTGCTTAAGCGGCACTTAACGCCGCAGGGCGCAGCTTAAGCATCGCATAAGCATGCAGCCCGCACTATACCGCTAGACGCGCCGCACGCCGTGCGCTCGGGCCATGGCGATGCAGGCGGTGCTCTTCGCGCCATGCGTCGCGGCTTCTGATGCGGTGCGGGTCGCTGTCTGACGATGCCCCAGCCACCTCGACGCGCTGCAATCACTCACGCTGTTCACGGCGACTGTCGTCAGCGAGGCGGGCGTGACGCTCGTCATGCGCCGCCGCGAATGACCGGTGCGCGGTCAGCCTCCATCTCGACGATGCGGGCGGCTGCTCGTCCAATTGCATCCTGCCGAAAGCCGGCGTGGCAGCGCATGCCGCTGTCATCCCGCGCGTCTTCGGCGAGAAGTCCACGCGGTCGGGCGTGACTCGGAACTCGCCCGGTCCGGTTGGAGCCCGGCTCTTCGCCGGGCTCTTTTTTTTGTCCCGATGCCTGGTTGTCACGCGCTGAGGTGAGGGTTTTCGGGAACTGCACGGAAGAAGCGCCCGGCAACGGGCTTCGCAGCGTGGCTGAGGTGAGAGTTTTCGGGATTAGGCGCGCTGTGGCCTGTCCGCGTGACATCGCCGGCTCGCCGGATAGCCCGTCGTGTCTCGCTACGCTTCGTCGCCGCGCGGTCGCGCTTGTCTCAGCAAGCACTCCCCGCATCTACGAGTGATTTCCGTCCAGTGACTGCGCGCGTCCGGACTAATTCGCCTTCGCGCGTGCGCTTTCGCAGTTGCGACGCGGCGCCTCTGACCTTGCTGGAACAGTACGCCGCGACGCCACGCAGTAGGGACAAGCGAGAATCGCGGTTACGGACCCATGTGCTATAACTTTTTTTCGCACCTTGTGCGCTCATCCGATGCTTCGTTAACCTGACGGTGGAAATCATGATGCAAAGACGAATTCTCGTGACGGCATCTACCGCCGTCCTCGCGCTGAGTTGCCTCGCACTGGATGGCTGCACGACCAACCGAAACGCAGGCGCCGAACACGCAGCGGGTGCCGCCGATCAGCGGCGATCCATCGACGCAGATGTGGACGGCACGATACAGCGGCTCTATGCGAGCGTCCCCGGTTCGCGGGAACTGGTCAGCAAGGCGCGCGGCGTCCTGGTGTTTCCGTCGGTGCTCCAGGCCGGCTTCGTGGTCGGTGCCGAATACGGCAAGGGCGCGCTGCGCGTGGGCGGGAACACCGTCGGCTACTACAGCACGACTTCCGGCTCGTTCGGCTTGCAGGCCGGTGCGCAATCGAAGGCGCTTATCTTTCTCTTCATGACGCAGGACGCGCTCGAGAAGTTCCGCAACTCCAATGGATGGTCGGCGGGTGCCGACGCTTCGGTGGCGCTCCTCAAAATGGGCGCGAACGGCACGGTCGACACGAACACCGCCACGAAGCCGGTGACGGCAATCGTGCTGACGAACGCGGGCCTGATGGCGGATGCCTCGCTTCAAGGCACCAAGATAAGCCGGCTCTCCGAATGATTGCGCGGTGCCCGCGACGAGCGCGTTCGTGGGAACGCCCATGAGATGAGCGTGCTATCGCCCTCGTTGGCGCGCGCATCGCCAACGCGCCGTCGCGAGCCTTGCATTTCTCATGAATCGCAAGCGACGATGCGATCGGCGACCGCAAGAAGACTCGGCTCGATAATGTCCGGTTGCTCGCCCCATGGCAAAGGCGCGTTGCCGCGTCGTGTGACGAGCGCTGCGGCCCAGCCCGCCGCCTGCGCGCCCGTGGTGTCCCAGACATGCGCTGCAATCAACCGCAGGCGCGCTGGGTCGGCGCCAAGCCCTCGCGCAGTTTCGGTGTAGACGGCAAGCGCAGGCTTGAATTGATGTAGCGGGTCGACGGACAACACTTCGTCGAAGTAGTGCCGGATGCCGGCTTGCGACAGTGCTCCCTCACTCGATTCCTTCGGCGAATTCGAAAGGCTCACCATGCGAAAGCCAGCGCCCGCGAGCTTGTCGAGAGCCGGAGCGACGTCAGCGTGTGGAGGTAGCGCCTTCAGCGTCGCGGTGAACTCGTCGATGTCGTCATCGCGCACGTGGACATCGCACGTTTGCGCGAGCATCTTCAAGACCGCCACCGCCAGCGTCCCGAAGTCCACATAACGCCCGCTCAGCGTGAGTGCCTGAGAGTAAAGGATTTGCTGATCGAACCAGCGACGCATTGAACAACCGCCAGAGAAGGTTCGAGCGAAGAACGGCTCTAACGCCTCGATATCCAGGAGCGTTTCATTCACGTCGAATACGAGAATGCGCTCCCGGTTGTTCGCTAGCGGCATGGAAACTCCTTGGAAGTCGTGGGATGCGGGTCGAGAGTTCGCTACTGCTTCGCAGCCGACAATGGGTTCGGTAATCTGACGGTAAAAGTCGTGCCTGTTTCCCGCGCGGATGCGACTGAAACCGATCCGCCATGTGCATCGGCCACCTGCTTGACGATGAAGAGGCCGAGTCCGATGCCGCCTCTTGGTGTTCGCGCGTGCGCCGAGCTATCGGGCAATCGTCTGAGCGGATCGAAAATGTCCACATGATTCGCTGCTGGGATCGGCTCGCCGATGTTATGCACGTCGAGCCGCACCCATTCATCCGTCTCCGCTACAGTGATCGTCACCGGTGTATCGGCGGCTCCATGTGCGAGCGCATTGCCCACGAGGTTCGAGACCACCTGCCGCACCCGCGCACGGTCCCAGTAACCGTCCAGCGATGGGTCAGCATTGAGGTCTATCTGCCGATCCGGATGAAGCGCCCTCAACTCGCCGACCGCGTCCTCACACACTTCGCGCAAAGACATATGGACAGGCGCAATCTCCAACTGCCCGCCCATTCTCACTTGCGCGAAGTCCAGCAGGTCGCCCACCATCTTCTCCATGATGTTCGCACTGCTAATAATACGGCTTGCTGCCATCGCTCCTGGATCGCCCAATGCCTCGCCGCGCAGAAGGTAATGTGCGGACATGACGATAGCGCCCAGCGGATTGCGCAAGTCATGTGCGATCATTCCTGAAAGTAATTCGCGCGAGCGTTGACTGCGCTCGCTGTACCAGGTAATCGACTCCGTCAGCGCCTGATCAATCGCTTCATTGAAGCGAACGACCTCTTCGACCGCCGTCGCGGGGTCGCCGACGCCCGCCGCGCGCCATCGTCGCAACACGCTTGCTCGCAAGGCGCGGTATTCAGCCGCGATCTCGATCAACGAAAAGTTGGCCTCGAGACGGTCGCGCGCGTGCTCCTTCGCATCTTCAGTGAGCGACGGCGAGTTCTCCGGCGCATCGCCGCGGCTTTTGCCCGAACGTTCGGACTCACCTTGCTCCGAATCCATATCCTCCGCAATGTGTTTCAGCAGTTCGCTGGCGAGGTCACGCAGTGCTTCGTGAGGCAATTGTTTCGCGCTTTCGAGGTGACTACGCGCGAAGTCCGCGAACTCGTCGACGATAGCGTCTCTATCCGCGCGAATGTAGTCCGAGAGGGAGACTTGGTCATGCTCGCTACCCGCATCTGCCGAGGCTTGTTTGCGCATTCTCGCGTCCTGTCATGACAGCGGTTCCTGTGCGTCAGCAGGCGCTATGCCGCATGACCCGCGGCGAGTGAGTCGGGGCGAGTTCTGCGAAAGGCTTGCTCTCGATGGGGGCTGTTTGAGGCGATTATTCACGCGAACTCGTGCTCGATGGTTGAAACGCAAGACGCTCATGTTTTTGGCCTTGGCAGCTTCTTTTTCGCCGCTGCGTGGTTTTCAGCGGCCCGCGTAGATGCGCCGCACGAGCCTTTCGGCGGGCGTCCGTTCTTAGACATCGGAGTGCGTGTCGACTTTCTTTGCGTGGGCGCCTCGATCGAGTTTGGCGTGCCGAGACGGTCGTTCCCGACGTTGGAACGGCTTGTGTCGTCGACGTTGAGACGAGCGGAACTGCGTGATCTCGCGCATGATCTCGCTAGCGAAGCCGCTCGCGGATTGCAGCTTGATCGTGTTGAAATACATGACGGTTGTGCCCGCGCGCCCGGTCGACTCATGCGCGGCCGAAGTTTTCAGGAGAGACCAGCTCACCGTAAAGTCCAGCACCGCCGGTCGGAAACGGTGGACGTTGAAGGAGGCTTTGGAAACGCTGTCTTTGCCACGCTTGTTTTTTGCTTGGCTACGCTATCCTTTTCGGACCGCTGACGGGAGGCGCCGTCGCTGGATGGAACCGTCGAGCCGACTCCTTTATGCCGATAATCTGATGGGCGGTACAGGCAATTCGTCGCCCTCGATAAACGCCGTCGCAGATCGAATCGCGAAGTACATTGCGCAATCTTCGCTGGCGAAAAGGCCCCACTTGCCAATCGACGTTGCATGGCCGTCTTCTTCGAGAATCGACGCAGTTGCTATGAAGGTGTTGCCGTCGCGCGTGACATTCGGCTCGAAGGCGGCTCCGCCGTGATAAATGACCATCGTCTTCTCCCTCAAGTTCTTTAGTGGGCCGGCAGTCACTGCTGCCGTTGTCTTCCTCTGCGACAAATGGGTGCGACGCCGCGACACCGCCCATTCTGTCGAGGCCACATTGTTAAATCCAGAAACGCGGTGTGATATTACCGAGCCAAAATTCGTCCAATCAGCAGTTTTAACCATTGCTTACAGTTGCGCAGTGTGCTTTTACTTCAGCCGGTTGACGCTGGTTGCACTGGCTTAGCGGTCAATCTTGAAGAAAACGCTTGTGGCATTGCGGCGCTAACGATTGAGCGCTGCATTGTTGCGGTTTTGCCCTTGGTGGGGCGCGGCCCCTTTCTAACGGGCGCGCTGGCAATACCGCGACGGTGCACGGGCGTTTGCCGCGGCGAACGTCGTCGATGGACATTCTTCTTTACGCGTACCGGGTGCCGCATGACGGTGACCGATGAAACGTATCGAGCGGACATTGCGACAGGGCTGTTGCCCCAAATTGTCTCACCGCACGTATCGATTCCTTTGCGAGGATACGAGAACGTCATCGATATCCCGGTTTTGTCGTTGCCGCACTATGCAGATTAACGGCGACGATAGCGGACTTCGCTGCAAGCCCGATACAGCGAATCAAGTCCGTTTCTCCTCCTATTCGCCTGTTGGGTATTCATTAGAGCCGCTTCGGTGCACTGGAGCTTATTCTTTGCTCTCAATCAATTTCGGCAGTCTTGGAGCGATGAACAGAAGATGCCGAAAGCGCTTGATAGATCGGATGCATTGCGGCGGAATCGAGGGTCACTCATATGGCCTCGAGCAGAACAGCAATTATGCGCGCGAAGGAGCAACGGCAAGCCAATCGCTCGCAGTCATGTCATCGCTGAAAATACGCGCAGAAGATGTCAGCGACCTGCTGTCCCGTCTTGAGTTATTCGCGGACAGCAGGTGCGAAGCTCGGGTTATGGGCTTTCGAATTCCGACAGTCCGATGCCTTCAACTCCCCGGCTCCTCTTTTGCGACGAAACGTGTCTGCGGGAACTACAGCGCTTGCTCGAGCACACTAGGCTTATTTGCTCCCGAATCTTCTCACCCATGACATGGACAGAATCCACGATCAGTGAATTGAGTGGTGGCGGTCTACGGTGAACATAGAGTGTGGCCAGCGTATTGCGTCACACGTGGACACGCCGGCACTTCGCGTGGCGACGCAATCAGATGGCTCTGACCGCCGCGCTCCGACGAATTCGCTTCAGCCGCCGACGAGCTGAAGCTCTGCGGCGACGACAGTCGCGCGTTGCACAGTCTCGCGAGCGGAGCTCTCTCAGATTCGCGCGCTGCCCTCCACGCTCACGCAGGCCATGCGCTAAGGCGCGCCTATCGCAGGCGCGCACCGAACGCGTCGCGAACGTCGTCGCGCTCAAGGAAAGTGCCGGGACGTGGGCGCCGTAGCCGCAATCATCGCGGTTGCGGCGGGACGTGCCGTCATTCAGCTGCTCGCGCACATCGCAGGCGCTTCGAAACGGAAGTTCTCGTTCATTACAGCGCACGCGCACGGAGTCCGCGATAACGGCATGAAAATACGCGCATACCGTCGCAAGCGTTGGTTTTGGACGAGTCAAGGGGCGCGAAGGACGCGGTGACTAGAGGGCGCAGAAGTTGATCAGGCGTGCGAATTAACTCAACGCATGGCCTTTATGCGGAGTAACCACACTCATAGTGCTGCGGGCGCGGAATGATGCACTCCT
This genomic interval from Caballeronia sp. LZ062 contains the following:
- a CDS encoding MFS transporter, producing MASPKEEAHGGRQAKKATASGWIGSALEYYDFFIYAQAAALIFPQLFFPSGNPKVAIVASLATYGVGYVARPIGAFVLGHLGDTHGRKNVLLICMFLMGFSTMAVGLLPTYQSVGMLAPTLLVVLRLVQGFAVAGEISGASSMILEHAPFGRRGYYASFTLQGVQAGQILAAAVFLPLAAFMPESMFNSWGWRVPFLLSALVLVAGYIIRREVHETPAFSAEGAHGAVPKSPIKEAFANSTPDMIRVVCMALMNVIPVVATIFGAAYAVQASYGIGFQKSVYLWIPVVGNILAVLVIPYVGNLSDKVGRRMPMIVGSLLAGLLSFAYLYAISIRNVPLAIVMSLLMWGVVYQGYNAIFPSFFPELFPTRSRVSAMAIAQNIGTTITALLPALFAAVAPPGSANIPLTVGALAFGVTIIAAIAAWSARETYRVRLDDLGKKDAVPMTEQEYERMRADSMAVEKVAKAHA
- a CDS encoding LysR family transcriptional regulator, which codes for MAGFNERILNGISVFAAIVDAGTFAAAGDKLGMSQPGVSRAIARLEARLKIRLFDRTTRTVSLTDDGRRFFEQVMPHLVGLEEAAATASGSATAVRGRLRVNVDPIFSRLVLGPKLEAFMEAHPELELELLTRDRLGDMIAEGFDLAVRFGEPRNSSLVARKLLDTPVRTVAAPSYIARYGRPATPQTLASGAHTCIEFRDPETGRPFPWEFHRKKKRLTVETRGHLTLNDPGTMLSACLSGYGIAQILELGHAHLMAEGQLIDLFPDWPDERFPLYAFHPSRHHPPAKTRAFLDLVIALTGER
- a CDS encoding ATP-binding protein, producing the protein MNSIRRWLLGWLICGLAVTCLLAGYGIFHMARLEAGELFDYELRTVAVSLPGNIGAADVAEGRSHELAGIADDRLVIDIWDKTGRLIYHSPHEPALPRFGDGFRSGEREGYRWRAFGMTLPDRFVQVAQPYFVRDDMAISLALHTIWPLLLLFPVVVVIVLVVVARGLAPVRGLSRSLAARSPESLAPMSQAERMPVELRPLVDALNGLLARLSDASEAQRTFVADAAHELRTPLTALKLQIQGAISDGSLRVDAATVGKIDGRLNRLIHLAQQLLSMAREDAAREAAIGPMSLRTLCETRVSDFSLIAEAKSIDLGLELEAARGEQDAYAILGDTHALAVLLNNLLDNAIRHTPPGGRVDVRLRRDADGIALTVLDTGPGIPPDEIERACDRFYRGAGTHGQGSGLGLAIALRVAQRHQASFTVENRKGASGLAVSVRGLRGVETKAQETEGAAVAMR
- a CDS encoding response regulator, whose product is MRLLLVEDDEMIAETVLAALRRSSYTVDWAQDGRAAELSLGNDVYDLVLLDLTLPKRDGLDLLGGYRKNGGNAPVMILTARDAVDDRIRGLDAGADDYLLKPFDLDELAARVRALLRRRTGHTQLVYTHGDLSLDPAAHEAAKAGVALNLVPREFALLQALIEEPSRVFRRSELEEKLYGWGEEVGSNTIEVHVHSLRRKIGAEQIVTVRGVGYRLKGLG
- a CDS encoding YSC84-related protein — protein: MQRRILVTASTAVLALSCLALDGCTTNRNAGAEHAAGAADQRRSIDADVDGTIQRLYASVPGSRELVSKARGVLVFPSVLQAGFVVGAEYGKGALRVGGNTVGYYSTTSGSFGLQAGAQSKALIFLFMTQDALEKFRNSNGWSAGADASVALLKMGANGTVDTNTATKPVTAIVLTNAGLMADASLQGTKISRLSE
- a CDS encoding haloacid dehalogenase type II; translated protein: MPLANNRERILVFDVNETLLDIEALEPFFARTFSGGCSMRRWFDQQILYSQALTLSGRYVDFGTLAVAVLKMLAQTCDVHVRDDDIDEFTATLKALPPHADVAPALDKLAGAGFRMVSLSNSPKESSEGALSQAGIRHYFDEVLSVDPLHQFKPALAVYTETARGLGADPARLRLIAAHVWDTTGAQAAGWAAALVTRRGNAPLPWGEQPDIIEPSLLAVADRIVACDS
- a CDS encoding sensor histidine kinase, with the protein product MRKQASADAGSEHDQVSLSDYIRADRDAIVDEFADFARSHLESAKQLPHEALRDLASELLKHIAEDMDSEQGESERSGKSRGDAPENSPSLTEDAKEHARDRLEANFSLIEIAAEYRALRASVLRRWRAAGVGDPATAVEEVVRFNEAIDQALTESITWYSERSQRSRELLSGMIAHDLRNPLGAIVMSAHYLLRGEALGDPGAMAASRIISSANIMEKMVGDLLDFAQVRMGGQLEIAPVHMSLREVCEDAVGELRALHPDRQIDLNADPSLDGYWDRARVRQVVSNLVGNALAHGAADTPVTITVAETDEWVRLDVHNIGEPIPAANHVDIFDPLRRLPDSSAHARTPRGGIGLGLFIVKQVADAHGGSVSVASARETGTTFTVRLPNPLSAAKQ